The sequence GACCTGGCAAAAGACGATATTAGGTTGATTGCAGCTAACCCCAAAACGTCTGGTATCGCGATTTGGGAGTTTTTGGCTTTGTGGGGTTCTACAACCCAAACTGGGGGGATGAACAGCAAGCGCTGGAGTATGTAACTAAAGTCTATAAAAACGCTCCCACTTTAACAAAAGATGCGCGTGAGGCTAGTGATCTATTTTTCCAACAAAGGCAGGGAGATGTCTTGATCAACTATGAAAACGAGATCATTCTGTCTGCAACGAATGGGCAGAAGTTGCCTTACACAATTCCTGAAGTTAACATTTCTATCGACAGTACTGTTGCCGTAGTAGACAAAAACGTTGAGCAGCACAGAACTGAAGAAGTGGCAAAAGCGTTTGTCGATTTTCTTTACTCAACAGAAGCCCAACAAGAATTTGCTAAGCTAGGCTACCGTCCCGTTAACCCTAGTGTGGTTGCAGAGGTAGCATCAAAGTATCCTCCAGTCAAAACCTTGTTCACTGTTCAGGATTTAGGAGGTTGGGATATTGTACAGAAGCAGTTCTTCGGAGACGGGGCAACGTTTGACAAAGTTCAGGCTGCCAGTAAAACATAAGAAGCCCTAACATTGCTGCAACATGTTTATTTAATTAAGCCAAGCTACTTGATCCTACCGATCGTGTGAGGCAAAGCGCAATGTTTGCCCCATACTGAGTGTTTTGTCTTGAGTAGAGAAGATGATGCAAGGGCATGGCGGTTGTTAGCCTGCACCGCCCTCACGATAATCAACACGTTTGACCTATGTCTGCAATGAATGCTTCAAGCTCACTGATAGAATATTGCTTCACTTCTCTATTGTACAAATAGTTAACAAATGCACCCGAAACATAAGCAAAGCAGAATCTTGGCTTATATCGACGTTCCAAATCTTTCCGCTTCTTTTTACGTTCTGTCCTTGGTAGTTCATTCTCCTCACTCCAAAATTTCAGTAACTGATACTCGTACTCTGCTTCTGAGCGAACATGAATGTTGAAATCTTTCAGATTGAAGAAGTGTGTTGATAGTATTGCAGAGTTCTGGTGAGGGTACTGAAGTAACGATCGCAGCCAAGTAATCAACATCTTGAAGATGTCCTAAATATTGCAGAATGCTGGATGTTAACACTTTTATTTCAGCTCTTGAACTGTCAACACCAGATAGACTATCTTGACACAGCCCACTATACTGTGTCACAAACCAACGGAGCTTCGGACTACTGCTACACCCCGAAACCTAAGCAGGCTAACGTTCCTGCTCACCGGACGCAGCAAATGTTGCATCTCAACGAGAGCTTAGATCCATCCTGGTGCAGCAAGGTTGTTATGTGCCGAGTCACTCAGTTTAACGTTAATCTCCAACGATAACTGAACAGCCAATACTCAGGCAATTCGTAAACGCCCAACATCCTTCTTGGGCGGGGTGCCAAACATGCGGGAATATTCGCGACTGAACTGAGAAGGACTCTCATAACCAACCCGATACGCCGCATAGGTTGCATCCGCATTTTCAGCCAGCATTAGGCGACGGGCTTCCAATAACCTCAACTGCTTTTGATATTGCAGCGGGCTCATTGAGGTCACTGCCTTAAAGTGCCGATGAAATGATGCAGAAGACATACTCGCTTGCTTTGCTAAATCATCCATGCTCAATGGTTTTGTAAACTCAGCTTTGATCTGTTTAATCACCTCTGCAATGCGCTGCATATAGCTGCCGGAGGTCGCAATCTGCCAAACCGCCTCGTTCTGGTCGCCCATTAATAGACGGTAATAGATTTCGCGAATTATCATCGGTGCTAGGAATGGAATATCCTCGGGCGTCTCCAGAAGCCGTGTGAGCCGGGTGGCACAATCAATCAATTGGGTATTGGCATCGCTTACGAACAAGCCTCTCACTGAACTTTCTTTTTGAGCTGGAGTGCGCTGGAGTTGGTCGATAATATGCCAAAGCTGAGTCGCGTCCAGGCTTAACTTAAAGCATAGATATGGTTTATCCAGTGTCGCTTCGACAATATTGCCACTGAGTGGCAAATCTACAGTGACAACAATATATTGAGCTGCACCATAGTGATAGGTTTCCTGTCCCAGTAAGGTTTCTTTTTTACCCTGAAGAATAATGCAAAGCGTCGGTTCATACACAGCGCGGAGTGCCGTAGGAGCCACAGATTCTCGCATCAATTCCAACTGAGCGATCGCTGTTGCATGGATACCGTTCCCCATGCCATCCGTGTGGCGGGCCACTAATTCCGCCAGTTCTTGACAAGCATCAATTGTGGTCTCGCGCTTTAAGGATTCATCTGCCATACCGGGTTCTCTGCTTAGCGGCGTATCGTTAGACATCCCTCTTATCGTTTTACTGCGCCTATTATAGAGGGTTCTTTTGAGCACTATACTCCTGCTTGATAACTTTAGGCAATAACCTGAGAAGTTTATGTATTTAGAACCTTGTGTCCAAAGCCTATGATGAACCCATGCCGGAAGAGCAATGAAAGGATAAGGCAATAAAGTTAACTGCGTCCTAGCAAGAGATGGTGAATGGCGGAGTGTGTTGGTGTTCATCAATTACTGTTCATGAGACAGCGCATTGATGAACAGAAGTATTCTCATGTCTTCAAACAATGAAAGGAAGTAACTAATGTCACAAAATCAAGGAACTGCTCAATACGAGAGAAATGGGCAAACTCATGTTCAAATAACTTCTTCCCAAGAGCAGCATAACTACGAAGAAGCAATCGAGATACTCGCCTCAAAGATCCAAGGTGAACTGATCCTGCCTGATAACCCTGCTTATGAAGCAGAACGAAAAGTCTGGAACGGTAGCTTTGATGGCTACCCGGCTGCGATCGTACGCTGTGCTGATGCGGAAGATGTTAAAGTCGCCGTCAATTTTGCGCGTGAGCAGGCAATGACGCTCTCTGTGCGCAGCGGGGGGCATAGTGCAGCCGGACATGGCACCAATACCGATGGACTGGTGATCGATCTTTCCCAGATGAAGACGATTACGATTGACCCGATATGCCACACAGCCCGTCTCGAACCTGGTCTTACCTGGGGTGAAGTCGCCGAAAAGCTTCAGCCCTTTGGATTGGCATTGACAGCAGGCGACGTTGCCTCTGTGGGTGTAGGTGGTTTGCTGCTCAGCGGCGGCATCGGTTGGATGGTTCGCACCTACGGTTTAACGATTGATCGCTTGCAAGCAGTGGAGCTGGTTACAGCGGATGGACAACTGCTGCGTGCCAGTGCTGACGAAAATCCCGAACTGTTTTGGGGACTGCGCGGTGGCGGTGGCAACTTCGGCGTGGCGACCGCTTTCGAGGTAAACCTTCATCCAGGCGGAACTGTTCTGGGGGGTGCCGTCTTTTATGAGGCAACGGAGTCCGAGCGTATCCTGCGAGAGTACACCCGTCTGGCAGCGGCAGCACCGGATGAACTCTCCACTGAAGTTTTGTTCATGCTGGCACCTCCCGCTCCTTTCATTCCACCCGATAAGCAGGGAACCCCAGTCATCGTGATTATGGTCTGCTACACCGGTGACATCAACGAGGGTGAGCGGGTTGTGGCTCCTCTGCGTCAGCTTGCCACCCCGATTGCCGACCTGATTGCGCCTATGCCCTATTCGGCTATTTTTGCATTCACAGCAGTTGGTGAAATCCCTGGCTTTCAGCATCATTCTCGATCGCAGTTTTTCGAGACTTTCTCAGACGAGATGATCCACGCATTAGTTGAATCCGCTCAATCCATCCTGTCTCCTGAAACGCTGATCACCCTGCGGGTACTGGGTGGCGCGATGAGTCGGATCGCACCTGATGCAACAGCCTTTGCTCACCGCGATAAACAGGGCATGGTGTTGGTCACTCATTTCGCACCGCTATCGGCTGATGCTGCCAGTCTCGATGCCCGCACCCAGCAAGTCTTTCGGACACTCTTACCCTACGCTAACGGTGCTTATGTCGGTTTTCTGGCAGACGAGGGAGAGCGGATTCGTGAGGTCTACCCACCTGCTACCTATGCACGACTCGTGGCGCTCAAGAACCAGTATGACCCGACCAATCTGTTTCATCGCAACCAGAATATCAAACCCACCGTTGCTCCTGCGACGCTTGCTGCCCAGTGAATGCACAGCGTTACCTTTACCTCTAAAACAATGAGTAATCAATTCAGTCAAAGCAAAGTTGCAATCGTCGGACGAAGCGAGGATCTCGACTGGTTCGATACAGTGCCTGGTGAGCAGATGGCTATCCGCGTCCATAACTAAAGATGTCGGTGGAGCTTTCACAATTATTGAGGTGGATGTTCCACCGTTCATCGGACCGCCACTCCACTATCACGAAGATAGGGAAGAAATCTTTGAAGTCCTTGAAGGCAGATTTCGCTTTCACTGCGCGGGCGAAGAGTTTGAGGTCGCGCCCGGAACATCGGTTGTGGTACCCCGTAACACCGTGCATGGATGGGTGAATCTTGGACCCGGAAGGGCTCGATTGCTCGGCACCTTTGTCCCTGGTGGAATCGACGAATTCTTCCCCCAAATCGGTCAAACACCGCCCGAAGGTTGGACAGATCTTGCCCGTCAGCACGACACTTGGATTGTTGGAGCGCCCCTTTCCGTTTAAGCTCTATCTTCTAACGCCGCTCAATGATCCTGCACTCTTCTTACGGCAGAGCAAGTATTTGAATAACGGGATTGAGCAGGATCATCGAGCGGCTGCTTGAGAAAATTAGGCAAGAACCTGCAAAGTTTATGTATTTAGAACCTTGCGTCGAAAACCTATGATGAACCCATGCCAGAAAAGCAATGAAAGGATAAGGCAATAGAGGAGATAGACCAATGACTCAGAAAACATGGTTCATTACAGGTGCTTCCCGTGGAATTGGAGCCGAAATCGCGAAAGCCGTTTTGGCAGCAGGAGACCAATTAATTGCGACCGCCCGCAAAAAGACCGATCTGGATCAATTTGAGTCGAACCCCAATGTATTGACGCTTAGCCTAGATATTACCGACGAGACTCAGGTGCAAGCGGCAGTTGCAGCAGGGCTGGAACGCTTTGGGCAGATCGATGTATTAGTTAACAACGCGGGATTTGGTGTACTGGGCGGCATCGAAGAAACCAGTGCAGAAGAGGTTGAGCGGGTCTATCGCACGAATGTCTTTGGGCTGTTGAATGTGATCCGTGCCGTATTGCCCAGCATGCGCCAGCGCCGCTCTGGACACATTATTAACCTATCGTCAATCGGGGGCTATCGCTCTACTCCAGGCTGGGGCGTCTACTCCTCAACCAAGTTTGCGGTTGAAGGTATTACCGAAGCTTTGCATGATGAAGTAGCTCCTTTGGGCATCCATGCGACTGTGGTTGAGCCGGGCTACTTCCGGACTGGTTTTCTCGATGGCAGCTCGCTCCAGCGCACTGCAATGGAAATTGAGGATTACGCGGAGACGGTCGGCAAAGTTCGTAAAATCGCCTCTGACTTGAGCTATCAACAGCCGGGAGACCCCACCAAGCTTGCCCAAGCGATGCTTCAACTCGCGAATGCTGATACTCCACCTCTCCGGTTGCCTCTCGGTACAGACACCCTTAAAGCCATTGCCCAGAAGAACGCTTACGTCGAGCAAGAAACGGCACAATGGCGCGCTCTGGCTGAATCTACTGATTACAGATAGTCGGTGCAGGAGAGTGAAGGAAAAATAGCGAATGAATGCTTTTA comes from Leptolyngbya sp. FACHB-261 and encodes:
- a CDS encoding cupin domain-containing protein codes for the protein MDVPPFIGPPLHYHEDREEIFEVLEGRFRFHCAGEEFEVAPGTSVVVPRNTVHGWVNLGPGRARLLGTFVPGGIDEFFPQIGQTPPEGWTDLARQHDTWIVGAPLSV
- a CDS encoding substrate-binding domain-containing protein, whose translation is MAAIVTRPGNPKGIKTWADLAKDDIRLIAANPKTSGIAIWEFLALWGSTTQTGGMNSKRWSM
- a CDS encoding AraC family transcriptional regulator yields the protein MSNDTPLSREPGMADESLKRETTIDACQELAELVARHTDGMGNGIHATAIAQLELMRESVAPTALRAVYEPTLCIILQGKKETLLGQETYHYGAAQYIVVTVDLPLSGNIVEATLDKPYLCFKLSLDATQLWHIIDQLQRTPAQKESSVRGLFVSDANTQLIDCATRLTRLLETPEDIPFLAPMIIREIYYRLLMGDQNEAVWQIATSGSYMQRIAEVIKQIKAEFTKPLSMDDLAKQASMSSASFHRHFKAVTSMSPLQYQKQLRLLEARRLMLAENADATYAAYRVGYESPSQFSREYSRMFGTPPKKDVGRLRIA
- a CDS encoding oxidoreductase, translating into MTQKTWFITGASRGIGAEIAKAVLAAGDQLIATARKKTDLDQFESNPNVLTLSLDITDETQVQAAVAAGLERFGQIDVLVNNAGFGVLGGIEETSAEEVERVYRTNVFGLLNVIRAVLPSMRQRRSGHIINLSSIGGYRSTPGWGVYSSTKFAVEGITEALHDEVAPLGIHATVVEPGYFRTGFLDGSSLQRTAMEIEDYAETVGKVRKIASDLSYQQPGDPTKLAQAMLQLANADTPPLRLPLGTDTLKAIAQKNAYVEQETAQWRALAESTDYR
- a CDS encoding extracellular solute-binding protein — protein: MGVFGFVGFYNPNWGDEQQALEYVTKVYKNAPTLTKDAREASDLFFQQRQGDVLINYENEIILSATNGQKLPYTIPEVNISIDSTVAVVDKNVEQHRTEEVAKAFVDFLYSTEAQQEFAKLGYRPVNPSVVAEVASKYPPVKTLFTVQDLGGWDIVQKQFFGDGATFDKVQAASKT
- a CDS encoding FAD-binding oxidoreductase; this translates as MSQNQGTAQYERNGQTHVQITSSQEQHNYEEAIEILASKIQGELILPDNPAYEAERKVWNGSFDGYPAAIVRCADAEDVKVAVNFAREQAMTLSVRSGGHSAAGHGTNTDGLVIDLSQMKTITIDPICHTARLEPGLTWGEVAEKLQPFGLALTAGDVASVGVGGLLLSGGIGWMVRTYGLTIDRLQAVELVTADGQLLRASADENPELFWGLRGGGGNFGVATAFEVNLHPGGTVLGGAVFYEATESERILREYTRLAAAAPDELSTEVLFMLAPPAPFIPPDKQGTPVIVIMVCYTGDINEGERVVAPLRQLATPIADLIAPMPYSAIFAFTAVGEIPGFQHHSRSQFFETFSDEMIHALVESAQSILSPETLITLRVLGGAMSRIAPDATAFAHRDKQGMVLVTHFAPLSADAASLDARTQQVFRTLLPYANGAYVGFLADEGERIREVYPPATYARLVALKNQYDPTNLFHRNQNIKPTVAPATLAAQ